One Acinetobacter pullicarnis DNA window includes the following coding sequences:
- a CDS encoding DEAD/DEAH box helicase family protein — translation MSRLSPTLVKDTLKDFLYYRIENDSEYIEWAKNFTIPRYITDNLSRTLRGYQEEAVKHFIWIYDQDPTKAKHLLFNMSTGAGKTLTMAAVILFLYEKGYRNFIFMVHQLQIIEQAYMNFIDPQFEKYLFNKNGVKINGRSIPVKEIKLFPDSQGNAINFMFLSTAFLYNKLVNEVENGLSAEDFLNNKIVLIADEAHRLNVNTRKKIKEDDEAITNWETSVNTAIKARPDNLLLEFTATVDLGNSAIHRKYQDKLVYKYDFLRFNKEGYSKAVCFLYNTETQIADQKRLLVINAVVLSEYRRLFAERDMQVTINPIILVKSTNIKQSKLDREFFHKVINSLKPQDLDYLKKLSETNQTNLQDAEDSFRFLRQMFAWIASPKSGLSTISDRDGLKSFISEIKIRFSSDNTFVYNSTDKTNSTLLPILDDPKNYNRVIFSVDALTEGWDVLSLYDIIHFDISAAKKVSLQDIQLIGRGARLCPYKLHKSYRLNNDNLDLFDKEHGYEFDQYKRKFDNAIDEYGRVLETFMYHFVKTGTFYDNLKLELLGEGIINKSTEKHTITLKSDFMNSETYKKGFVLVNQQEFRNKTTDSEIDTTFKREIKASAYQLHAGSLTDKQQNQIQAEVNHKTIDLTEEYFSRPVLKKALVATEGNFFRFNYLREHIVGLDSMDELIDNYLPLYQIRYSYTEDKDIHDLMVFQKVC, via the coding sequence ATGTCTAGATTAAGCCCAACATTGGTAAAAGATACCTTAAAAGACTTCCTATATTATCGTATTGAAAACGACAGTGAATACATTGAGTGGGCTAAAAACTTTACTATCCCTCGCTATATCACTGATAACTTGTCGCGTACTTTAAGGGGGTATCAAGAAGAGGCTGTAAAGCATTTTATCTGGATCTATGATCAAGATCCGACTAAAGCCAAACACTTACTTTTCAATATGTCAACTGGTGCCGGTAAAACGCTCACCATGGCTGCTGTTATTCTCTTTTTATATGAGAAAGGCTACCGTAATTTCATATTTATGGTCCATCAATTGCAGATTATTGAACAGGCCTATATGAACTTTATTGATCCGCAATTTGAAAAGTATCTTTTCAATAAGAACGGCGTGAAAATCAATGGACGTTCTATTCCTGTTAAAGAAATCAAACTCTTTCCAGATTCACAAGGCAACGCTATTAACTTTATGTTTTTAAGTACGGCGTTCCTCTACAACAAACTTGTGAATGAGGTAGAAAATGGTTTGTCTGCAGAAGATTTCTTGAATAATAAAATTGTTCTGATTGCAGATGAAGCGCATCGACTTAACGTGAATACACGTAAGAAGATAAAAGAAGATGATGAAGCGATTACCAATTGGGAAACTTCGGTCAATACTGCAATCAAGGCACGGCCAGATAATCTTTTGCTGGAGTTTACTGCTACTGTTGACTTGGGCAATAGTGCCATCCATAGGAAGTATCAGGACAAATTAGTCTATAAATACGATTTCTTGAGATTCAATAAGGAAGGTTACAGTAAAGCGGTTTGCTTCCTTTACAACACTGAAACTCAGATCGCCGATCAAAAACGCTTATTGGTGATTAATGCCGTTGTATTGAGTGAATACAGACGTTTATTCGCTGAGCGTGATATGCAAGTCACGATCAACCCAATTATATTGGTGAAATCAACCAACATTAAACAAAGCAAGCTAGACCGTGAATTTTTCCATAAGGTGATTAATTCACTTAAGCCACAAGATTTAGATTATCTGAAAAAGCTAAGTGAAACCAATCAGACTAATTTGCAAGACGCTGAAGATAGCTTTCGTTTCTTGCGTCAAATGTTTGCTTGGATTGCCTCTCCGAAGTCTGGTCTATCCACGATCAGCGATAGAGATGGTTTAAAATCATTTATTTCTGAAATTAAAATTCGTTTTTCTTCAGATAACACGTTTGTTTACAACTCAACGGATAAAACCAATTCAACTTTGTTGCCGATTTTAGATGATCCTAAAAACTATAATCGGGTGATATTTTCAGTTGATGCACTCACAGAAGGTTGGGATGTTTTAAGTCTCTATGACATCATTCACTTTGATATTTCTGCAGCGAAAAAAGTATCGCTGCAAGATATTCAGTTGATTGGCCGTGGTGCTCGTTTATGCCCATATAAACTGCATAAATCATATCGTTTGAATAATGATAACCTTGACTTGTTTGATAAAGAACATGGCTATGAGTTTGACCAGTACAAACGTAAGTTTGACAATGCGATTGATGAATACGGGCGTGTACTTGAAACGTTCATGTACCACTTTGTTAAGACTGGCACGTTTTACGACAACTTAAAGTTAGAGCTTCTAGGTGAAGGGATTATTAATAAATCCACTGAAAAGCACACAATCACGCTTAAATCTGACTTTATGAACAGTGAGACATATAAGAAAGGTTTTGTCTTAGTCAATCAGCAAGAATTTAGAAATAAAACGACTGATTCTGAGATTGATACGACTTTTAAGCGTGAAATCAAAGCCAGTGCATACCAATTGCATGCTGGTAGCTTGACCGACAAGCAACAGAATCAGATCCAAGCTGAAGTTAACCATAAAACCATCGATCTGACTGAAGAATACTTTAGCCGACCGGTCTTGAAAAAGGCGCTCGTTGCGACTGAAGGGAACTTTTTTAGATTTAACTATCTAAGAGAGCATATCGTTGGGTTAGATAGTATGGATGAATTAATCGATAACTACCTACCGCTTTATCAGATCCGCTATTCATATACTGAAGATAAGGATATTCACGATCTGATGGTGTTTCAAAAAGTATGCTAG
- a CDS encoding helix-turn-helix transcriptional regulator: MKNKNQPLDRQQLLIDLYTQYLFGKITLGQLLSYLRKNVLGLTQEKYAAMVGISRRTLTDIEQDKGQLTQIVLDKVFKPLGLKAGLIPTHEHIVRKIIQPPSD, translated from the coding sequence ATGAAAAATAAAAATCAGCCACTTGACCGTCAACAATTGCTCATTGACTTATATACGCAATATTTATTCGGTAAAATTACCTTGGGACAACTGTTGAGCTACCTGCGCAAAAACGTACTTGGGCTAACACAAGAAAAATATGCAGCAATGGTCGGAATCAGTCGGCGTACTTTAACCGATATTGAACAAGACAAAGGTCAACTGACTCAGATCGTGTTGGATAAGGTGTTTAAGCCACTTGGCTTAAAAGCTGGCCTCATACCGACACATGAGCATATCGTTCGTAAGATTATTCAGCCACCTAGTGATTAA
- a CDS encoding type II toxin-antitoxin system HipA family toxin: MEKLTIQALLDTKWLDIAELKILEPHKGSASASELVYELEYAISYLDKRDEHACSLALPVQILIQHESKVWFSFLDDIVPSGAARRYLVQYLGLQKLSSAEQDFTLLAKGTIAPVGNLRVKESVPLISSESTLHLRKFTTDDVTERNIDFLEYAQQMGAISSGATGAGGEAPKLLIRVSQDQQVWIDTYQNSFDEPDQHYLVKFPRNNRSAIDCDILRTEYHFYHVLNELGFKTIETSQMKLIEGQKYPSLWLPRFDTEWQNQQWHRLGLESVYSVLNKTSGSHMNHFEVIDELCTLLKSVDKNFDSSQFVCDWLQRDLLNIIFGNSDNHGRNTSFLKKSGRIFLAPIYDFAPMKADPEVVTRSTTWGSPYEEGGEYRWEGITQNLAHWCEPHISLSTLKILASKLLGLKQQLINKGVPQTIIDMPGLGYDFIEAKLSRWELL, from the coding sequence ATGGAAAAATTAACGATACAGGCTCTTCTCGATACAAAATGGTTAGATATAGCAGAACTCAAGATATTAGAGCCACATAAAGGATCTGCAAGTGCAAGTGAGTTAGTTTACGAATTAGAATATGCCATTTCTTATTTAGATAAGAGAGATGAACATGCATGTAGTTTAGCGCTTCCTGTTCAAATTCTTATCCAACATGAATCGAAAGTCTGGTTTAGTTTTTTAGATGATATTGTTCCATCTGGTGCTGCTCGACGTTATTTAGTTCAATATCTAGGTCTGCAAAAACTCTCATCAGCAGAACAAGATTTTACTTTATTGGCAAAAGGTACAATTGCTCCTGTAGGGAATCTAAGAGTTAAGGAATCTGTTCCTTTGATCAGTTCAGAATCAACATTACATTTACGCAAGTTCACTACGGATGATGTTACGGAACGGAATATTGATTTTCTCGAATACGCACAACAAATGGGTGCAATTAGTAGCGGTGCAACTGGTGCAGGTGGGGAAGCTCCAAAATTACTGATTCGCGTGTCACAGGATCAGCAAGTTTGGATCGATACCTATCAAAATTCTTTTGATGAACCAGATCAGCATTATCTAGTCAAATTCCCTCGAAATAATCGTAGTGCAATAGATTGCGACATATTGAGAACAGAATATCATTTTTATCATGTATTGAATGAACTTGGATTTAAAACCATTGAAACCTCTCAGATGAAGCTGATAGAAGGTCAGAAATATCCTTCATTATGGCTGCCGAGATTTGACACTGAGTGGCAGAATCAGCAATGGCATCGACTTGGACTTGAGTCTGTTTATTCTGTATTGAATAAAACATCAGGGAGCCATATGAATCATTTTGAAGTCATAGATGAGCTTTGTACCTTATTAAAATCAGTGGACAAAAACTTTGATTCTTCGCAATTCGTTTGTGATTGGTTACAAAGGGATCTACTTAATATCATTTTTGGTAATTCAGATAATCACGGTCGTAATACGTCATTCTTAAAAAAATCAGGAAGAATATTTCTTGCTCCAATTTACGATTTTGCCCCGATGAAAGCCGATCCAGAAGTTGTGACGAGATCAACAACATGGGGAAGTCCGTATGAAGAAGGAGGGGAATACCGTTGGGAAGGTATTACCCAAAATCTTGCACACTGGTGTGAACCACATATATCTTTAAGTACATTAAAAATATTGGCTAGCAAACTTCTTGGACTTAAACAGCAATTAATCAACAAAGGTGTTCCCCAAACAATTATAGATATGCCAGGTCTAGGATATGACTTCATTGAAGCCAAATTGAGTCGATGGGAACTATTATGA